In the Aneurinibacillus soli genome, one interval contains:
- a CDS encoding response regulator transcription factor gives MPYRIYLVEDEQNLNELLATYLRNEGWDVTSFLNGGDARRAIAKQPDLWILDIMIPDVDGYQLIREIKAQAPDVPVIFISARDAELDRVIGLEMGSDDYLPKPFLPRELVIRVKRLLGRIYNAAPLVAEAGNVLHIAPYTIDETKRVVTQDNKEVELTSKEFDLLLLYAKNQGQAFAREQILRRIWGEDYFGTDRVVDDLIRRVRKKMPELRIETIYGYGYRMVQL, from the coding sequence TTGCCATACCGCATTTATTTGGTAGAAGACGAACAAAACTTAAATGAGCTCCTGGCAACGTATTTACGGAACGAAGGCTGGGATGTTACTTCTTTTTTAAATGGAGGCGATGCGCGGAGGGCGATTGCCAAGCAGCCGGATTTGTGGATTCTTGATATTATGATTCCGGATGTGGATGGATATCAGCTTATTCGTGAGATCAAAGCACAGGCACCAGATGTTCCCGTTATTTTTATTTCTGCGCGAGATGCCGAGCTTGATCGTGTGATCGGGCTTGAGATGGGAAGTGATGACTATTTGCCGAAGCCGTTCTTGCCGCGTGAGCTGGTCATTCGGGTTAAGCGGCTGCTTGGTCGGATATACAATGCTGCTCCGCTTGTGGCAGAAGCAGGTAATGTGCTTCATATCGCACCGTATACAATCGATGAAACGAAGCGTGTTGTGACGCAGGATAATAAAGAAGTTGAATTGACATCAAAAGAGTTTGACTTACTGCTGCTGTATGCTAAAAATCAGGGGCAGGCATTTGCGCGGGAACAAATCTTGCGCCGCATCTGGGGGGAAGACTACTTCGGTACGGACCGGGTAGTGGATGACCTGATACGTCGGGTGCGGAAGAAGATGCCAGAGCTGCGCATCGAGACAATCTACGGATACGGCTACCGGATGGTCCAACTATGA
- a CDS encoding HPP family protein yields MLIKSVIICVYLLFTYWLSFRTPALHMVFYPTLAAFSFLFMSRSTDKKNVYKIVGGAILASTIGSSLYFVNSGFVSFFLTSFVIIWMIQKFNWNAAPILAVSLVPYFSKPPSVWIFPLSVSCSLLGLLVTLWVIQQVEKTKDAVNVIPILAHKQPQYHWYGIFGEGSINFIVGALYLLL; encoded by the coding sequence ATGCTTATCAAATCTGTCATCATTTGTGTTTATCTTTTATTCACGTATTGGCTTTCTTTTCGTACGCCTGCGCTGCATATGGTTTTTTATCCTACTTTAGCTGCCTTCAGCTTTCTGTTCATGTCCCGTTCAACTGATAAAAAAAACGTATACAAGATTGTTGGTGGCGCTATATTGGCATCGACAATTGGCAGTTCGTTATACTTTGTGAATTCTGGTTTCGTCTCGTTTTTCCTGACATCGTTTGTTATCATTTGGATGATCCAAAAGTTTAATTGGAATGCTGCCCCTATTTTAGCAGTATCTTTAGTTCCGTATTTTTCGAAGCCGCCATCTGTTTGGATTTTTCCATTATCGGTATCGTGTTCTTTACTTGGTCTTTTGGTAACACTGTGGGTGATTCAACAAGTTGAAAAAACAAAAGATGCCGTGAATGTAATCCCTATTTTAGCGCATAAACAACCACAATATCACTGGTATGGAATTTTTGGAGAGGGAAGTATCAATTTTATTGTTGGGGCACTATACTTGCTACTATAG
- a CDS encoding HAMP domain-containing sensor histidine kinase, with the protein MKNQPLAIQIWTAFAAFMLGIAVLVVLLVPWMLRPFFVDDMYARISDAQNILWEHRVVNGENPEKRPPPPDREKRDVKHLIFMDNELVMLTPHHLPPEVLAKIVDEVAKQKTGTKKYEQNVQDQQLYYMIRSEKVGGQSVSLVSYITGAYETEMNRSLLRQLVSIMGLVLLVGIPFALWLARYLSRPLRMMEQHVKQIADRKWHEPLDVNRKDELGRLGQSIERMRRRLIKQDEAQQSFLQHISHELKTPVMVIRSYAQAIRDGIFPKGNLDGSIGVIEEESERLEKRIRSLLYLTKLDYLASREHEMATVDLSLLVEDVIARLRVRRLDIEWEIDIVAACVRGDDEQLSIAIENLLDNQIRHAAQKASVTLKMVQEEDQSRVLLRFWNDGGSIESDVKDTLFMPFYKGKKGQFGLGLTIVRQIAELHGTDVWVENEDGGVAFYLRMTVE; encoded by the coding sequence ATGAAAAACCAGCCGCTTGCGATTCAAATCTGGACAGCGTTCGCTGCTTTTATGCTTGGCATTGCGGTCCTTGTTGTGCTGCTTGTACCGTGGATGCTGCGGCCATTTTTTGTGGACGATATGTATGCCCGTATTTCGGATGCGCAGAACATTCTTTGGGAACACCGGGTTGTGAACGGAGAAAATCCGGAAAAACGGCCACCGCCACCTGATCGTGAGAAACGGGATGTGAAGCATCTTATTTTCATGGATAATGAACTTGTTATGCTGACACCGCATCACCTGCCGCCAGAAGTGCTCGCTAAGATCGTGGACGAAGTTGCCAAGCAGAAGACAGGTACGAAGAAGTATGAGCAAAATGTGCAGGATCAACAGCTTTACTATATGATTCGGAGTGAGAAGGTCGGTGGACAGTCTGTATCTCTCGTTTCTTATATAACAGGTGCGTATGAGACAGAGATGAATCGTTCCTTGCTGCGCCAGCTCGTTAGCATTATGGGACTGGTGCTTCTTGTCGGTATCCCGTTCGCACTCTGGCTTGCTCGCTATTTATCCCGCCCGCTGCGGATGATGGAGCAGCACGTGAAGCAGATCGCGGATCGAAAATGGCACGAGCCGCTCGATGTGAACCGCAAAGATGAGCTTGGAAGACTGGGCCAATCGATTGAGCGGATGCGCAGGCGGCTTATCAAGCAGGATGAAGCTCAGCAGTCCTTTCTTCAGCATATTTCTCACGAATTAAAAACACCGGTCATGGTTATTCGCAGCTATGCACAGGCGATTCGGGACGGGATTTTTCCGAAAGGTAATCTGGACGGTTCGATTGGTGTAATTGAAGAAGAATCCGAACGGCTTGAGAAGCGCATTCGTAGTCTGCTGTACCTGACGAAGCTTGATTACTTGGCGAGTCGCGAACATGAGATGGCCACGGTAGATTTAAGCCTGCTCGTGGAAGATGTCATCGCCCGCCTGCGTGTGCGAAGACTTGATATTGAATGGGAGATTGATATAGTCGCTGCCTGTGTACGAGGCGATGACGAACAATTAAGCATTGCCATTGAGAACTTGCTTGATAATCAGATCCGCCACGCGGCCCAGAAAGCGTCCGTGACGCTGAAAATGGTGCAGGAAGAAGACCAATCACGCGTTCTGCTTCGGTTCTGGAATGACGGCGGCTCGATAGAGTCTGATGTGAAGGATACATTGTTCATGCCGTTTTATAAAGGCAAGAAAGGGCAGTTTGGTCTGGGACTGACGATTGTGAGGCAGATTGCCGAGCTGCACGGTACGGATGTGTGGGTCGAGAATGAGGATGGAGGAGTAGCGTTTTATTTGCGGATGACAGTTGAGTAG
- the cuyB gene encoding cysteate racemase: MKTIGIIGGMGSMATVDLFEKIVTHTPATADQQHIPILIYNNPSIPSRMDAILKGTKSPLFELVRSAQKLEKAGADFLIMPCNTAHYWLSDIQSQIRIPLYSMIEHAASYIEQFYSQLQGSILLLASKATIQKKLYQQAFFQKGLPLQLPEPEEQKVIDFAIQDVKASIIESNKWIPEMNKMLEKYDRIRGTSAVLGACTEIPLLFPYLYEPILKLDPTLMIAKHAITLAQEDAVLKKGENE, translated from the coding sequence ATGAAAACCATCGGAATTATCGGTGGAATGGGTTCGATGGCAACCGTCGATTTATTTGAGAAGATTGTTACGCATACTCCGGCTACGGCGGATCAACAGCATATTCCTATCCTTATTTATAACAACCCCTCTATTCCGTCCCGCATGGATGCCATCCTAAAAGGGACGAAAAGTCCTTTATTCGAGCTAGTGAGATCAGCACAAAAATTAGAAAAAGCAGGTGCTGATTTTCTGATTATGCCTTGTAATACAGCGCATTATTGGCTTTCTGACATACAATCTCAGATTCGTATTCCACTATATAGTATGATTGAACACGCTGCTTCTTACATTGAACAGTTTTACAGTCAGTTACAGGGTTCGATCCTCTTACTGGCATCTAAAGCTACGATTCAGAAGAAACTTTATCAACAAGCTTTTTTTCAAAAAGGATTACCCTTACAGTTACCTGAGCCTGAGGAGCAAAAAGTGATTGATTTCGCCATTCAGGATGTAAAGGCATCTATCATTGAGAGTAATAAGTGGATCCCTGAAATGAATAAGATGCTTGAAAAATATGATCGGATAAGAGGAACTTCAGCAGTGCTGGGAGCTTGTACCGAAATTCCATTACTGTTTCCGTATTTGTATGAACCGATTCTCAAACTAGATCCTACACTCATGATAGCGAAACATGCCATTACGTTAGCACAAGAAGATGCGGTTTTAAAGAAGGGGGAAAATGAATGA
- a CDS encoding YheC/YheD family endospore coat-associated protein, translated as MSVRYKIQIDPNTNDHLLLPCQIAEKIGVSKTEKKTLRYGNSSHLVNILISEQQEKDTLVLSQNIMNELMIPVSSLYELIHVEDEIRIGPFIGFLLSLTDDKFVTYLRRLEPYVNHYSKVGGTILAFCMSNVNPYKQTINGYVYNPQTKEWDQGDFGYPSSFFIMSRMIPYTCRQHFKVTTGGNTFFNNFNYDKWEMHQLLRNSKVNAYLPPTQLFQRAEQFVDFLEENSDFYVKPLTGSRGRGVARVRKTSKGTRISYRDKGRNHQLLVQKPHELTLSINENLSAYSCLLQKTIDLITWSDRIVDFRILMVRNQEGEWKDVGFFARCGSRGSVVSNISAGGNAYKGENFLKKVLKFTEKQTNHVVRSMKQLAYDIGEILDQSDVHCGNMGVDIGLDKQGGLWILEIQHNNPDPTLALDAGDKRAYLQVLLHHLLYLKGLAGWKEHSG; from the coding sequence ATGAGTGTACGATACAAAATCCAAATAGATCCGAATACAAATGACCACTTGTTACTTCCTTGCCAGATAGCAGAAAAAATAGGCGTTTCTAAAACGGAAAAAAAAACTCTTCGTTATGGGAATTCATCTCACTTAGTCAATATTTTGATCTCAGAACAGCAAGAGAAAGATACACTTGTATTATCTCAAAATATAATGAATGAGCTTATGATTCCTGTAAGTTCCCTGTATGAATTAATTCATGTTGAAGATGAGATACGAATTGGGCCTTTTATTGGTTTTTTACTGAGCTTAACAGACGATAAATTCGTAACGTATTTACGGCGTTTGGAACCATATGTAAATCACTATAGTAAAGTGGGGGGGACGATTTTAGCTTTTTGTATGTCCAATGTGAATCCATATAAGCAAACAATTAATGGGTACGTGTATAATCCCCAGACTAAGGAATGGGACCAGGGCGATTTTGGGTATCCATCATCGTTTTTCATTATGAGTCGGATGATTCCGTATACATGTAGACAACATTTTAAAGTCACGACGGGAGGAAATACGTTTTTTAACAACTTCAATTATGACAAGTGGGAGATGCATCAGCTGTTACGCAACTCCAAAGTAAACGCCTATTTACCTCCCACTCAATTATTCCAGCGTGCAGAACAATTCGTGGACTTTTTAGAAGAAAATAGTGACTTCTATGTAAAACCCCTTACAGGTTCAAGAGGGAGAGGCGTGGCAAGAGTCAGAAAAACATCAAAGGGCACACGAATCTCGTATCGAGATAAGGGAAGAAATCATCAACTACTTGTTCAGAAGCCCCATGAGCTAACATTATCAATAAATGAAAATCTATCAGCATACTCCTGTTTGCTTCAAAAAACAATTGATCTTATTACTTGGAGCGATCGTATTGTAGATTTTCGCATACTTATGGTAAGGAATCAGGAAGGAGAATGGAAAGATGTGGGTTTTTTTGCTAGGTGTGGATCAAGGGGGAGTGTAGTCAGTAACATTTCTGCCGGTGGAAATGCTTATAAAGGTGAGAACTTTTTGAAAAAAGTGCTTAAATTTACCGAAAAACAAACAAACCACGTGGTACGGAGCATGAAACAATTGGCGTATGATATTGGAGAAATTTTAGATCAATCAGATGTACATTGTGGAAATATGGGCGTCGATATCGGATTGGATAAACAGGGAGGCTTGTGGATTTTGGAAATTCAACATAATAATCCAGATCCTACGCTTGCTCTTGACGCAGGCGACAAACGAGCATACTTACAAGTTCTACTTCACCATCTGCTCTATTTAAAAGGTCTTGCAGGATGGAAGGAACACAGTGGATGA